The following coding sequences lie in one Flavobacterium sediminis genomic window:
- the rfbC gene encoding dTDP-4-dehydrorhamnose 3,5-epimerase, producing the protein MKFIETKLKGCFILEPKIIKDERGYFMESFNEKTFQEGVGQHVNFVQDNQSFSSKGVLRGLHYQTGEHAQAKLVRVLQGEVLDVAVDIRPDSPTYGQYESVLLSGENQRQFFVPRGFAHGFLVLSETATFFYKCDNFYNKESEGGVIFNDPTINVNWNFSEEELIISEKDKVLPKLENAKKVW; encoded by the coding sequence ATGAAATTTATTGAAACCAAACTAAAAGGATGTTTTATCCTTGAACCTAAAATAATTAAAGACGAGAGAGGCTATTTTATGGAAAGTTTTAACGAAAAGACTTTTCAGGAAGGAGTAGGGCAACATGTAAATTTTGTACAAGACAATCAGTCTTTTTCGTCCAAAGGCGTTTTACGAGGCCTTCATTACCAAACCGGAGAGCATGCTCAGGCTAAATTAGTTCGTGTTTTACAAGGAGAAGTACTAGATGTCGCAGTAGATATCAGACCGGATTCCCCTACTTACGGACAATATGAATCGGTGTTACTTTCCGGAGAAAACCAAAGACAATTTTTTGTTCCGAGAGGATTTGCTCATGGATTTTTAGTCCTAAGCGAAACCGCTACTTTCTTTTACAAATGTGATAATTTTTACAACAAAGAAAGTGAAGGCGGAGTTATTTTTAACGATCCAACGATCAATGTTAATTGGAATTTTTCGGAAGAAGAACTGATTATTTCCGAAAAAGACAAAGTATTACCGAAACTCGAAAATGCAAAAAAAGTATGGTAG